In one window of Candidatus Cloacimonadota bacterium DNA:
- a CDS encoding regulatory phage cox family protein — protein sequence MNDKLKVESGELKLIPVQEYAELVGKSRQAVLKAIKNGKLRAVLAPHPTVSGRTAYMIPVHDNHDNHDNHDNHDNHDNHDNHDNHDNHDNHDNHDNPCEPCEPCEPCELDSTTVAPVLVKTPKRQNPTTDATPNRQNATSTQLSTLNSQLSTGRSPLNSQLSTETLSLPSGSIITRGSSRLSEKQKRIALSRAQVCEELQGLISREKLSLAKGIGIYL from the coding sequence ATGAATGATAAGTTGAAAGTTGAGAGTGGAGAGTTGAAGCTGATCCCCGTGCAGGAATATGCTGAACTGGTGGGGAAAAGCAGACAGGCTGTTCTAAAGGCAATTAAAAATGGTAAGCTGAGGGCTGTGCTCGCACCTCACCCTACGGTATCCGGAAGAACAGCTTACATGATCCCTGTGCATGACAACCATGACAACCATGACAACCATGACAACCATGACAACCATGACAACCATGACAACCATGACAACCATGACAACCATGACAACCATGACAACCATGACAACCCATGCGAACCATGCGAACCATGCGAACCATGCGAACTCGATTCCACCACGGTGGCGCCGGTGCTCGTCAAAACGCCAAAACGACAAAACCCTACAACCGATGCAACCCCCAATCGCCAAAACGCCACAAGCACTCAACTCTCAACTCTCAACTCTCAACTCTCAACTGGGCGAAGCCCCCTCAACTCTCAACTTTCAACTGAGACTTTATCTCTCCCTTCCGGCTCCATCATCACCCGCGGCAGTTCCCGCCTTAGCGAGAAGCAGAAGCGCATTGCGCTGAGCCGCGCTCAGGTGTGTGAAGAGCTGCAGGGTTTGATCAGCCGGGAAAAGCTCAGCCTGGCAAAGGGGATCGGCATCTATCTG